In the Candidatus Electrothrix sp. GW3-4 genome, one interval contains:
- a CDS encoding MBOAT family O-acyltransferase encodes MLASIIMNYLFGLLLDRAEMQGSRAGKFLLAGALVANLGMLGFFKYANFAVDNLNLLLSWISVPRIPLNEVHLPIGISFFTFQAMSYLIDLYRQEYKAQKNPLYLGLYISLFPQLIAGPIVRYRDIAEHIKKRTVSLHDFACGAERFIFGLGKKVLIANPMGQMADHIFGMQAAQLSTGTAWLGVICYTLQIYFDFSGYSEMAIGLGRMFGFHFLENFNYPYISRSIREFWRRWHISLSTWFRDYLYIPLGGNRHGNQRTALNLLLVFLFCGLWHGASWNFILWGLMYGFFLVVERGKWGRILTGIHPLGQHCYTLLVVINGWVFFRLEQLAEAGSYFSVMYGFAGAERMHPRISMECNALFLSSLVAGILLSLPLYPWLRGQWRIRTREHAPAAVFVQSAKLVLISTILLFSAGLISVGAYNPFIYFRF; translated from the coding sequence ATGCTTGCCTCTATTATTATGAATTATCTCTTCGGCCTGCTGTTGGATCGGGCCGAAATGCAGGGCAGCAGGGCAGGTAAGTTCCTGTTGGCTGGCGCCCTTGTGGCCAACCTCGGTATGCTTGGATTCTTCAAGTATGCAAACTTTGCTGTGGATAACCTCAATCTGCTGCTCAGCTGGATCAGCGTCCCCCGTATCCCCTTAAATGAGGTGCATCTGCCGATTGGTATCTCCTTTTTTACCTTTCAGGCCATGTCCTATCTTATCGATCTGTATCGTCAGGAATATAAGGCGCAAAAAAATCCGCTCTACCTCGGCCTATATATCTCCCTTTTCCCCCAACTTATTGCAGGGCCCATTGTTCGCTACCGTGATATTGCGGAGCATATAAAGAAACGTACCGTCAGTCTCCATGATTTTGCCTGCGGAGCGGAACGGTTTATCTTTGGCTTAGGCAAAAAGGTGCTGATTGCCAACCCGATGGGACAGATGGCCGATCATATCTTTGGGATGCAGGCAGCTCAGCTCTCAACCGGTACGGCATGGCTTGGCGTTATCTGTTACACCTTGCAGATTTATTTTGATTTTTCAGGATATTCAGAGATGGCCATCGGGCTTGGGCGCATGTTTGGTTTTCATTTTCTGGAAAATTTTAATTATCCCTATATCAGTCGCTCCATTCGTGAATTCTGGCGGCGCTGGCATATCTCCTTATCGACCTGGTTCCGAGACTATCTCTATATTCCCTTAGGGGGAAACCGACATGGCAATCAACGAACCGCTTTGAATCTCTTGCTGGTTTTTCTCTTCTGCGGCCTCTGGCATGGTGCAAGTTGGAATTTCATCCTTTGGGGTCTGATGTACGGCTTTTTTCTGGTTGTGGAACGAGGAAAATGGGGGCGGATCTTGACCGGTATCCATCCGCTTGGCCAGCATTGTTATACCCTGCTGGTGGTAATCAATGGCTGGGTTTTTTTTCGTCTGGAGCAATTGGCAGAGGCTGGTTCCTATTTTTCCGTTATGTACGGTTTTGCGGGCGCGGAAAGGATGCATCCTCGAATCAGTATGGAGTGTAACGCCTTATTCCTCTCCTCTCTTGTGGCCGGTATCCTGCTGAGCCTCCCCCTCTATCCCTGGCTCCGGGGCCAATGGAGGATTCGGACCAGAGAACATGCCCCTGCCGCTGTCTTTGTGCAGTCGGCAAAATTGGTTCTTATCTCGACGATCCTGCTGTTTTCAGCGGGCTTGATCTCTGTCGGAGCGTATAATCCCTTTATCTATTTTAGATTTTAG
- a CDS encoding glycosyltransferase family 4 protein, with protein sequence MSKQEGVEQRQIVLHIAPTPFFADRGCHIRIRNEVEALRPYPYRLIVCTYHHGNDVEGMDIRRIPAVPGYTKLDAGYSPFRFLADFFLFFLVLKTTWQEQPALFHCHLHEGALIGWAVKLCLFWRKIKVLMDMQGSLSGELAAYKAFDSLSFLLSVFRAIEGVTCRLPDFFFCSSQQSCQVLEKEFQVPRDKILLLQDVVPDAIFAVAPASRNNRLQDLVPPDKQVILYTGSLLPGKGVQHILQAMELLCAQREDLFFVLVGYPLQDAEQYIRQHQLERFCLLPGQSAYCDLADWLALGDLALEPKEADSGEASGKLLHYMAAGLPVVCFATENNRKILGEAGCYAPSSDGQGLVTGIQDALTDMDLARRKGEEGRALVRGQYSSAAVGGLLHDVYSRFIHPSSRTSA encoded by the coding sequence ATGAGCAAGCAGGAGGGTGTTGAACAGAGGCAAATAGTGCTGCATATTGCTCCTACCCCGTTTTTTGCCGACCGGGGCTGTCATATCCGGATTCGTAATGAGGTTGAGGCGCTGCGGCCCTATCCGTATCGGCTCATCGTCTGTACCTATCATCATGGTAATGATGTTGAGGGTATGGATATCCGGCGTATTCCTGCTGTACCCGGCTATACCAAACTGGATGCAGGCTATTCGCCCTTTCGTTTTCTGGCTGATTTTTTTCTCTTCTTTCTCGTTCTCAAAACGACCTGGCAGGAACAGCCCGCCCTGTTCCATTGTCATCTCCATGAAGGTGCCCTGATAGGCTGGGCTGTGAAACTCTGCCTGTTCTGGAGAAAAATCAAGGTGCTGATGGATATGCAGGGCAGTCTCTCCGGGGAGCTGGCAGCTTATAAGGCCTTTGATTCGCTTTCCTTTCTTCTCAGTGTTTTTCGTGCTATCGAAGGTGTCACCTGTCGCCTGCCGGATTTCTTTTTTTGCTCTTCTCAACAGAGCTGTCAGGTCCTGGAAAAGGAATTTCAGGTGCCTAGAGATAAGATTCTGCTTCTTCAGGATGTGGTTCCTGATGCGATCTTTGCGGTAGCACCAGCCTCTCGGAACAACCGTTTGCAGGATCTGGTCCCTCCAGACAAGCAGGTCATTCTCTATACCGGCTCTTTACTCCCAGGCAAAGGGGTGCAGCATATTTTGCAGGCCATGGAGCTCCTCTGCGCTCAACGTGAGGACCTCTTCTTTGTCTTGGTCGGCTACCCCCTGCAAGATGCAGAGCAGTATATCCGCCAGCATCAGCTGGAGCGGTTCTGCCTGCTACCCGGCCAGTCAGCCTATTGTGACCTTGCCGACTGGTTGGCCTTAGGCGATCTTGCCCTTGAGCCTAAGGAGGCGGATTCTGGCGAGGCCAGCGGTAAACTGCTTCATTATATGGCGGCCGGGTTGCCCGTGGTTTGTTTCGCCACCGAGAATAATCGCAAGATACTTGGTGAGGCTGGTTGTTACGCACCCTCCAGCGATGGACAGGGTTTGGTTACGGGAATCCAGGACGCCCTTACTGATATGGACCTCGCTCGTCGCAAAGGTGAGGAGGGCAGGGCGTTGGTTCGCGGCCAATACTCCTCTGCGGCTGTAGGGGGGCTTCTCCACGATGTATACAGTCGTTTTATCCATCCTTCAAGTAGGACCTCAGCCTAA